CTCGGCAGCACGGCGCGCGTGGAAGTCTCCGCGCCGGAAGTCGCGCGACTCGGCGATCCGTCGACGCGTGATCGCGTGCGTGCGGCGGTGCTGGCGGCAGGATTCGCGGACGTCGTGCTGTCGGATCGTCCGCTTCGTTCCGGCAGCCTGAACGACGCGCTCACGAAGACGACGATCGATTCAGCAGTTCCGCCGCGAGAATCAGGTCCGCGGCCGTCGTGATCTTCAGGTTGCGTCCGATCGATTCGACGATGTGAATCGGCTGTCCGCCGGCTTCGACGAGCGAAGCGTCGTCGGTGTACGATTCGTTCTGCCCGGCCGCTGCTTCGTGCGCCTTCTGAAGCAGCCCGCGGCGGAACGCCTGCGGAGTCTCGACGAGCCACAACCGCGACCGGTCGCGCGCAACCGACGATCCGCCGGGCAGGTCTTCGCGCACGCTGTCGGACGGGCGACACGCCGCCGTTGCGGCCCCGGACCGGAACGCCGCGTCGAGCACATCGACGACGGTGCGGCGCGAAACCAGCGGACGGGCGGCGTCGTGAATGCAGACGATCTCGGCGCCGGCCGCCAGCGCCCTGCAGCCGGCAGCCACCGACAGCTGTCGTGAAGCGCCGCCGGGCAGCACGCGGACCGACCCGAGCGAAGGCGGCAGATCGGCGATCGCACGCTCGAGAGCTTCGAGAGCCGGAGCGGGAGCGAGCACAATGGTTTCGACGAACGTGGCCGAGCTCGCAAGCCGCTCGAGCGTGAGCCGCACGAGCGGCACGCCGCCGACTTCGACGAGCGCCTTCGGAGCGCCGCGACCGAGTCGCTCGCCGCTTCCGGCCGCAGGAACGATGAGCGCGACTTTCACGCCGCGGGACTATAGCAGGCGACGAGCTTCCGTAAGCGCGCAGGCCTCGCTCACCCTCAGTGCCCGAGCGCTTTCATCGAGTCGCCGGCGGCCTTGGCGCTGTCGGCCGCAGCTTTGGCCTGGTCGGCCTTGGCCTGCGCCGCTGCGGCTTTCTCTGCGGCTCCCGGCGCTGCACCGGCGGCTGCGCCCGCAGCTTTTGCGGCTGCCGCATCCTTTGCGCCCTGCACCTGTGCGTTTGCTGCGCCGGTCGCCGACTCTTTCACCGAGCCGACCGTCGGCGGCACCGCGCCGAGCGTGGCCGCGCCTGTTGCCGTGCCGACCGCAGGCGGAACACCGGCGGGCGTGCCCGGTGCCGCTGCACCGAGCGTGGCCGTGCTCGCCTTCGCTGCCGCCGCATCTTTCGCACTCTGGACCTGGGCGTTTGCAGCACCGGTTGCGGAATCCCTGGCCGAGGCTGCTGCCGCGTTCGCGGCCTGGCCGGGAGTCGGCGTGACGACGCCGGGCATCTCGGCAAACGACCACGAAGCAGCAACGGAGACGATGGCGGCGGCGAATGCGAATCGGGATGCGTTCATGGGTCCCTCCGAGGTTGGCCTGAAGCTCGTTCGTGATCGGCTCATGCCGCTTCTTTGTCAACAGTCGTCCGCTCGCTGCGGACCTTTGTGTCCGGCATGAGTGGGTGCCGTCGTTTCTCGACTCCGCACGACGGCAACGGCCAATAAAAAGCCGGGAGTCCTGACGGGCTCCCGGCTTGAAACGTGATCGAGCGGTTCGAGCTTCAGTGACCGAAGATGGTCTTGAGCTCTTCCATGATGTTCTCCTCGGTGTTGGACTTCGCGATGGCGAGTTCCTTGACGAGGAGATTGCGGGCGGTGTCGAGCATTTTGCGCTCGCCGAACGACAGCTCCTTGTCGCCCTTGAGCATGAACAGGTCACGAAGGACCTCGGCGATCTCGAGGACGGAGCCGGTCTTGATCTTCTCGGTGTACTCGCGGTAGCGCCGGTTCCATGTGGCCTGGTCGACGGTTACACGCTTTTCCCGAAGGACTTTGTAGACCTTGGTGACCATGTCCTTGCCGATCACCCGGCGAAGACCCACCGACTTGCACTTGCTGGTCGGGATCATGATCTTCATGTCGGAGTCGATGATGCGCAGGGAATAGAACATCGCGTTGTTCCCCGAGATGGTGCGCGTCTCGACTTCCTCAATGATTCCGACCCCATGAGCGGGATAGACGACCTTGTCTCCGACCTTGTATTCCAACTGTACGCCTCCTCGCTCGAGCACAGAAAAAAGCTCGCGAAGTTTAGCGGCGCTCCTTTGCTGGGTCAAACTCTCTTATGTATGACCGGGGCGAGCGTAAGCTCTGCCGAAGCTCGGCGCGGCGCCCGACCAGCAGCGAAACAAGCGGAACACCAGCCCGCCGAATCACCAGCAAAGCGAGCGAATCAGGCCTGAAGCGAGCCGATGATGGCAGCGACCGACGGCTCGCCGAGCCCGGCAACGACGTCGGCAAGCTCGCGCGCGATGCGGGCACCGGCATTCGGCTCGTAGAGCGACACGGTCCCGATCTCGACGGCGCGCGCGCCGGCCATCAGGAATTCTGCCGCATCACGGCCGCAGACGATGCCGCCGGCGCCGATCACGGGGATCCCGATCGCGCGCGCAGTCTGCCAGACCATGTACAGCGCGACCGGCTTGATGGCGGGCCCCGAGAGTCCGCCGCTCCCGTTGGCCAGCGACGGCCGGCGGCTGTCGACGTCGATCGCGAGGCCGCGCAGCGTGTTGATGAGCGTGACCGCATCGGCGCCCTCGCCTTCGACGACTTTTGCGATCTCGACGATGTCGGTCACGTTCGGCGAAAGCTTGACCCACAGTCTTCGGCGCGTGCGCTTTCGCACCGCCGCGATCACCGTGCGCGTCGTTGCAGGATCGGCCGCCAGCACCCCGCCCCACTCGTGCTTGTGCGGACACGACAGATTGAGCTCGAGCGCATCGATGCCGTCGGCCGAGCCGAGCGCGTCGACGACGCGCTCGAAGTCGGCCGTGGTGTTGCCCCAGCAGTTGACGATGACGCGCGGACCGAACGTGCGAAGGCGCGGCAGCTTGTCACGAAGGAACGCCTCGGCTCCGATGTTCTGAAGGCCGATCGCATTGAGCATGCCGCCGGGAGTTTCCACCATGCGCGGAGCGGCATGGCCTTTGGATGGATCCGCCGACAGGCCCTTGACGGAGATGCCGCCGAACAGCGGCCAGTCGACGAGCCCATCGTACTCGACGCCGTAACCGAACGTTCCCGATGCCGCGATCACGGGCGTCGCAAGCTCGAGATCGCCGACGGTCGTTCGCAAATCTACGGCCACCGCCGCTACCAGGAATAAAGCGCGGCGCCCCAGGTGAAGCCCGCGCCGAACGCTGCAAGGCACACCAGGTCGCCCTCGTGCAGACGGCCCGCGTCCCACGTCTCGGTAAGAAGAATCGGAATCGTCGCCGCGGTCGTGTTTCCGTAACGGTCGATGTTGTTGGCCATGCGGTCGTCGTCGAAGCCGAGACCCATCGCGACGAGCTGGTTGATGCGCAGGTTGGCCTGATGCGGAAGAATCATCGCGATGTCTTCTTTCGTCCTGCCGGCAGCGGCGAGCGCTTCCTCGATGCATTCGGTCATGCGCGTGACCGCGTGGCGGAACACGAAACGGCCGTCCATCTGCGGCCAGCCGTAGATGTCGGCGGGCGTCCAGTCTGCCGCCAGGCGCGGCTTGTGCAGCGAGCCCGGTCCGAGCAGGCAGAGCTTTTCGGCGTACGCCCCCTCGCTGTGCAGATTGATCGTGAGCAGCCCGCGATCGGGCGACGGCGACGGGCCGACGACGACGGCGCCTGCACCGTCACCGAACAGCACGGTGACGTGACGGCTGCGGTCGGCAAACTCGAGACCGCTCGAATGCACTTCGCTGCCGACGACGAGCACGTAGCGTGCGCCGCCGGTGCGGATGTACTGGTCGGCAATCGCGAGCATGTACAGAAAGCCCGAACACTGGTTGCGCACGTCGAACGCGGGACGTCCGGCGAGGCCGAGCCGCTCCTGAAGGAAGGCGGAGTTGCCGGGGAAATCGACGTCCGGGCTGAGCGTGCCGCAAAGGATCAGGTCGATGTCAGCCGCCTCGATGCCGGCCTTCGCGATGGCCGTGCGTGCGGCTTTTTCGGCCAGCGGAGCGCTGCCTTCGGCGTCGTCCACGTAGTGGCGCTCGCGGATGCCGCTGCGCTGCTGAATCCACGCGTCGTCGGTGTCGAGGATTTTCGACAGATCGTCGTTGGTGACCACCGTGCGCGGAACTTCGAATCCGGCGCCGAGGATATGCGAACGGGCCGGCAGGGAATCGTTGCTTGCGCTGGACGTCGTCATGTCACGGTACCCTCACGACGCCGCAGCCCCAGCTCACGCCGGCGCCCGACGTCACCATTGCAACCGTCTGGCCGCTTTCGAGATCTCCTGCCGCCTTCGCGCGTGCGAGCATCAGCGGCAGAGTCGATCCTCCTGCGTAAAGAGATTCGGAGACGAGGATGCGCCCCGCGGGTTTGCCGAGCCGCGCGGGAAGCTCGGCTTCGACGCGCCGGTCGAGATGCGCGACGAGCGTCGCGTCGACGGATGCCGCCCCCGCTCTGGCGAGCGTAGCCGAAAACACCTCCGGGATTCGCTCGAGCGCGACCTCGCGAAGGCGGTCGAGGTCGGCCACCGGATAGTGAAGGCCTGCTTCGACCTTGGAAAGCGGAAGGCGATTGCGCTCCGGCAGCGTGGTTCCTTCGCGGAAGCGACTGGCCGGATACTCGCACCAGTAGTCCTTGTGGCGCGAGCCGTCGGTTCGCACCGCGATCGACAGGATCTCGCCGGCGCCGGATCCGGCTTCGAGAAGAGCAACCGCCGCCGCG
The genomic region above belongs to Candidatus Limnocylindrales bacterium and contains:
- a CDS encoding dihydroorotate dehydrogenase produces the protein MAVDLRTTVGDLELATPVIAASGTFGYGVEYDGLVDWPLFGGISVKGLSADPSKGHAAPRMVETPGGMLNAIGLQNIGAEAFLRDKLPRLRTFGPRVIVNCWGNTTADFERVVDALGSADGIDALELNLSCPHKHEWGGVLAADPATTRTVIAAVRKRTRRRLWVKLSPNVTDIVEIAKVVEGEGADAVTLINTLRGLAIDVDSRRPSLANGSGGLSGPAIKPVALYMVWQTARAIGIPVIGAGGIVCGRDAAEFLMAGARAVEIGTVSLYEPNAGARIARELADVVAGLGEPSVAAIIGSLQA
- a CDS encoding CarD family transcriptional regulator; translation: MEYKVGDKVVYPAHGVGIIEEVETRTISGNNAMFYSLRIIDSDMKIMIPTSKCKSVGLRRVIGKDMVTKVYKVLREKRVTVDQATWNRRYREYTEKIKTGSVLEIAEVLRDLFMLKGDKELSFGERKMLDTARNLLVKELAIAKSNTEENIMEELKTIFGH
- the ispD gene encoding 2-C-methyl-D-erythritol 4-phosphate cytidylyltransferase produces the protein MKVALIVPAAGSGERLGRGAPKALVEVGGVPLVRLTLERLASSATFVETIVLAPAPALEALERAIADLPPSLGSVRVLPGGASRQLSVAAGCRALAAGAEIVCIHDAARPLVSRRTVVDVLDAAFRSGAATAACRPSDSVREDLPGGSSVARDRSRLWLVETPQAFRRGLLQKAHEAAAGQNESYTDDASLVEAGGQPIHIVESIGRNLKITTAADLILAAELLNRSSSS
- a CDS encoding 3-oxoacyl-ACP synthase III family protein, whose translation is MRSVAITSIETELPRDVVDDAKLAAETGIEPAVVSRWSGGRERRESPDGEGPSALAARAAARLLAARSLDPADVDFIVFATNTPDMFFPGSGCLLQSALGCRPVGGLDLRSQCTGFLAALDAAWRFVATGMYGRVLVAAADTPSHFNARDGRTPHLTCAMSDAAAVALLEAGSGAGEILSIAVRTDGSRHKDYWCEYPASRFREGTTLPERNRLPLSKVEAGLHYPVADLDRLREVALERIPEVFSATLARAGAASVDATLVAHLDRRVEAELPARLGKPAGRILVSESLYAGGSTLPLMLARAKAAGDLESGQTVAMVTSGAGVSWGCGVVRVP
- a CDS encoding beta-ketoacyl-ACP synthase III gives rise to the protein MTTSSASNDSLPARSHILGAGFEVPRTVVTNDDLSKILDTDDAWIQQRSGIRERHYVDDAEGSAPLAEKAARTAIAKAGIEAADIDLILCGTLSPDVDFPGNSAFLQERLGLAGRPAFDVRNQCSGFLYMLAIADQYIRTGGARYVLVVGSEVHSSGLEFADRSRHVTVLFGDGAGAVVVGPSPSPDRGLLTINLHSEGAYAEKLCLLGPGSLHKPRLAADWTPADIYGWPQMDGRFVFRHAVTRMTECIEEALAAAGRTKEDIAMILPHQANLRINQLVAMGLGFDDDRMANNIDRYGNTTAATIPILLTETWDAGRLHEGDLVCLAAFGAGFTWGAALYSW